The Pseudomonas sp. SCB32 DNA window GTCACCAAGATCAACGTGTTCGCCTTCCTCTACCAGGCCCACGGTTGGTTCCGCCACCCACTCAAGTGCTCGATGCTCACCGCGCTGGACCTGAAATCCCAGCCCTTCATGCACCGCATCACCCGCGCCTCCGGCTGGGTCGCCAATCGCCTGCTGCGCGGCCGCTACCGCTGGCAGACCCTGCCCGCACCCTTCGTCGTGCGGATCGAGGGGCTGAACATGAACGGCTTCGAGGAGTTCGGCGCCGGCGAAGTGCTGCGCGACATCAAGGACCCGGACGAGCTGTACACGCGCATCCAGGACCCAGCCTTCCGTGAGCGCTTCAAGAAGGACATCAAGGCCACCCTCAGCCTCGGCCTGTGGCACCGCAACCTGTCCGACTGCTGGGTGCGCGAGTGCCCGGACGCGTCGCTGGTTGGGCGCAACTTCGAGGACATCGGCCGCGAGCGCGGCATGGATGCGGTGGACGCCTTCTTCGAGCTGGCCGGCCAGTACCGTAACGCGCTGAAGTGGACCACCTGCTACGGCAATCACCGTCCGCAGATCATGCGCAAGCTGCTGGCGAGCCCCTGGACCCAGCCGGGCTTCGCCGACTCCGGCGCGCACCTTGCGTCCCACGCGCAGTACAACTTCCCGCTGCGCTTCCTCAAGTACGTGCGCGATGCCGAGCTGGCCGGCGAGGCGTTCATGGACACCGGCCACGCGGTGCACCGGCTGACCGGTGAGCTGGCGGATTTCGCCGGGATCGATGCCGGCTATATCCGTGTGGGCGACCGTGCAGACCTTGTGGTAGTAAACCCGGCCGGATTGACCGAGGAGCTGGACGAGGTCAGCGAAGCGCCCATGGAAGTGATAGGCCTGACACGGCTGGTGAAGCGTAACGATGCGGCGGTGGATGCCACGCTGATCAATGGACGCGTGGCGTATCGGCGTGACAGCGGCTTCCCTGAAGCGCTGGGCAAGGAGCGGCTGTTCGGGCGGTTCCTGCCGGGACGGGATGTATTAAGCCGGCCGCAGGAGGCGTCGGCCGGAGCGCCAGCTTACGGCCGCTGACCAGGCGCACCAGCGCATGCGTGTAGGAGCGGGCCATGCCCGCGATGCTCTTTCTCCCCGCTTCAGCCCGAACCTGGGCACGGGGATTTCGCGGGCATGGCCCGCTCCTACAACAGCACCTACGCCGACAGACACGGCGCGCATCCCTTGCGACCGTCCAACCCGCCGAGATTGGCGGGTATACGCGCACTCACTAGATGCGCGCCCTTGTGTCCGTCCGCTGTACCCGCACCATGCCCCCGCTCTAGCGCTTCGCCGATCCGTCCCTCGCCTTGCTGCGAGAGCCTCCGCGCGTGCGCAAAATCGATACCGTGCTGCGCCGTCACCGCAGCGTGCTGTTCGCCTTCACCTTCTCCCCGCCCATCGGCTGCTGAGCCGGACGCCGCGCGTTTTCGCACAGGTTTTTCCGCATTTCGATTTCGCTCACCGGCATCCGCCGGCGGGCTCGTTCGCATGTGTTGGCCCCGCCGCTGGAACGCCGGGCAAGAGAAGGTTTCCATGAACAATTCGCCCTCCCTCCAGCCGTCTTCCTTGAACAAGCCGCTGCTGGCCGTGCTGCTGTTCGCCGTGTCCATCGTCGGCCTGAGCCTGGGCGCTACCCTGCCGCTGGTGGCCCTGCGCCTGCTCAACGACGGCGCCAGCGCGCTGCAGATCGGCATCCTCTCGGCGGTGCCGGCGGCCGGCATGACCCTCGCCGCCACCCTGGTCGTCCGCGCCTGCCAGCTGATGAGCCGGCGCCGCCTGTACCTGCTGTGCTTCGTGCTCTGTAACGCGAGCACCGCCGCCATCGAGTTCAGCGGCCACTCGCTATGGCTGCTGGCCGCCGCGCGCCTGGCCCTGGGTGTCGGCATGGGCATTGCGATCATCCTCGGCGAGGCCTGGGTCAACGAACTGTGCGGCGAGAACAATCGCGGCACCGTCGTCGCGCTGTACGCCACCAGCTTCACCGCCTTCCAGTTGCTCGGCCCGACCCTGGTGGCGGTACTCGGCGCGCAGGCGCCCTGGATGGTGGTGCTGGTCAGCGCCGGGCACCTGGTCGCCCTGGCCACGGTGGCTTTCGCCATGCCGGAGGAAGGCATCCACGAGCACGTGGAAGAGCCGCGCAGCTTTTTCCTGGCCGGCTTCCTGCGAGTGGCGCCGGCGCTGTGCATGGGCGTGCTGTTCTTCTCCTTCTTCGACAGCGTGGTGCTGTCGCTCTTCCCGGTCTACGCCTCCAGCCACGGCTACGCGGTGGGCATCGCCGCCTTCATGGCGACGGTGATCCTGCTCGGCGACATGATCTGCCAGTTGCCGCTGGGCTGGCTCTCCGACCGCCTCGACCGCCCGACCCTGCACCTGGCCTGTGGCGTGGCGTGGCGTGGCGTGGCGTGGCGGCCACCATGATCGGCCTTGCCCTGCCCTGGCTGATCACCCAACCATCGCTGCTGTGGCCGGCGCTGATGCTGCTGGACGCAGTGGCCGGTGGTGTCTACACCTTGGCCCTGGTGCTGATCGGCCAGCGCTTCCGTGGCCGCGACCTGGTCACCGCCAACGCCGCCGCCGGCATGCTCTGGGGCGTCGGCAGCCTGCTCGGGCCGCTGCTCAGAGGCAGCCGGATGGACCTCGGTCCGCAGGCGTTGGCAGCGGGGTTGTTCGTGGCAACGGCGGCGACCTCGTTGCGCCGGGCGGCCGTGCGTACCGCCTGAAGAGCACTCTCGACGCCAGGCCGAGCGAAGGGGTTGCCGGAAATCGATCGCGGACGGAGTCCGCTCCTACGCAAGGTTTGGCATCGGACATCCCTGCAGGGCCGCGCCATGCGCGCGATCGCAGGCATGGCCCGCTCCTACAAGGGCTGCCATGTTCAGGATCAAAGAGGAACCGGCGGAGCGGATAGCTCCGCCGTTGTGCCGGGCAAGGTGCCCGAAACGGATTGCGCGGGAAGCGCGGGGGAAACGGTCTGCCGGGAGCGGGTAGCCCCACCCGAAGGCTGGCAGGCCGGCTGGCCACCGTAAGGTGGCCGGAAAGCTTGCCGGAAGCGCCCGGTAAGGCGCTCCCGGCACGAACGTCAGCCGATAGTCATCAGGCTGGCGTTGCCGCCGGCGGCGGCGGTGTTGACGCTCAGGGCGCGTTCGATCAGCAGGCGTTCCAGCGGGATGTCGGTTTCCCCGCGGTTAAGCCCGGTAACGCCGACGATGGCGCCCTTGCGCTTGGATGCCTGTTCGCAGACCGCACGCAGCTGATCGGAATCACCGTGGTGCAGGATGGCGTCGAAGGCGCTGTCGGTGGCGGCCCAGTCGGCGATCAGGTCGATGCGCTTCTGCACCTCCTTCGGCAGGCTGGTGACCAGTTCGCTCTGCGCCTGCAGGACCAGCGCACGGCTGCCCACGGACAGCACGGCAGCCAGTTGCGCCAGCAGGTCGCCACGCTCCTCGGCCAGGCACAGCACGTGTTCGCGCGGCAGCAGGCTGTAGGTGTTGCGCTCGCCGGTCGGGCCGGTCAGCACCTGTACGGTGTAGCTCTGCGACAGCTCGGCGTAACCGCCGATCAGCGCGGCCAGCGCCGGCTCGTTCTGGCTGGCCCACTGGGTCAGCGCATCCACTGCCTTGCTCGCCACGGCCGGACGCCCGATCGCTTGCGCACCGTCGCCCTGCAGTTGCCTGGCCACCGCGTCCTGCGGGCGGGTCGAGAGCAGGCGGTACAGGTACAGCGGGCCACCGGCTTTCGGACCGGTGCCGGACAGGCCTTCACCGCCGAAGGGCTGCACGCCGACCACGGCGCCGACCACGTTGCGGTTGACGTAGAGGTTGCCGACGTGGGCGCTCTCCACCACCTGGGCGATGGTCTCGTCGATACGGGTGTGCACACCCAGGGTCAGGCCGTAGCCGCTGGCGTTGATCTGCGCGAGCAGCTGGTCCAGCTCGGCGCGCTCATAGCGCACAACGTGCAGCACCGGGCCGAAGATTTCACGCTTGAGCTCGCTGAAGCTGTCCAGCTCGATCAGGGTCGGCACGACGAAGGTGCCGCGCTTGATCTCCTCGGCATCGACACGGGCGCTCTGGAACACCTTGCGGCCTTTGTCGCGCATGGTCTGGATGTGCTTGTCGATGTTGCCCTTGGCTTCCTCGTCGATCACCGGACCGATGTCGGTGTGCAGGCGCTCCGGCGCGCCAATACGGTACTCGGCCATGGCGCCCTTGAGCATGGCGACCACGCGGTCGGCCACGTCGGCCTGCACGCACAGTACGCGCAGGGCCGAGCAACGCTGGCCGGCGCTGTCGAAGGCGGAGTTGACCACGTCCACCACCACTTGCTCGGCCAGCGCCGAGGAGTCGACGATCATGGCGTTGAGGCCGCCGGTTTCGGCGATCAGCGGGATGGTGCGGCCCTGGGCGTCGAGGCGGCCGGCGATATTGCGCTGGAGGATGCCGGCCACTTCGGTGGAACCGGTGAACATCACGCCACGCACGCGCACGTCTCCGACAAGACGGGCGCCGACGGTTTCACCACGGCCCGGCAGCAGCTGCACGGCGCCGACCGGTACGCCGGCTTCGAGAAGGATGCGCACGGCCTGCGCGGCGATCAGCGGGGTCTGCTCGGCCGGCTTGGCCAACACGGTGTTACCGGCGGCCAGGGCGGCGGCCACCTGGCCGCTGAAGATCGCCAGCGGGAAGTTCCACGGGCTGATGCACACCACTGGGCCCAGCGGGCGGTGGCTGTCGTTGGCGAAGTGGGTGCTGGCCTGGGCGCCGTAGTAACGGAGGAAGTCCACCGCCTCGCGCACTTCGGCGATGGCGTTGGCGAAAGTTTTGCCCGACTCGCGCACCAGCACGCCCATAAGCTGCTGGATCTCGGCTTCCATCAGGTCAGCGGCACGCTGCAGGATGGCGCCGCGCTCGGCCGGCTGGGTGGACTGCCAGATTTGCGCGCTGGACAGCGCGCCGAGGATGGCGTTGTTCACGTCGGCTTCGCTGGCTTCATGCACGTGGCCCACGATATCGCGCAAGTCGGCCGGGTTGCGTACCGGCTGCGGTTCGCCCGGTGCGGCATCCACCAGGCCGAGGATCGGCGCGGCCAGGTAGGCGTGGTTGGTGCTCGACAGCAGCGCCGAGGACAGCGAACCCAGACGGTGCTCGTTGGCCAGGTCGATGCCGGCGGAGTTCTGGCGTGCCTCGCCGTACAGCTCACGCGGCAGCGAGATGCGCGGGTGCGGCAGACCCAGGGTGCCTTCCTGTGCAGCCATCTGCTCGACCTGCAGTACCGGGTCCAGCACCAGGTCCTTGAGGGAGATGCTGTGGTCGGCGATGCGGTTGACGAAGGAGGTGTTGGCGCCGTTTTCCAGCAGGCGGCGAACGAGATACGCCAGCAGGGTTTCATGGCTGCCCACCGGTGCGTAGATACGGCACGGACGGTTGAACTTGCCGTCGGCGACCTTGCCCACCACCTGCTCGTACAGCGGCTCGCCCATGCCGTGCAGGCACTGGAACTCGTACTGGCCCGGGTAGTAGTTCTGCCCGGCGAGGTTGTAGATGGCCGACAACGAGTGGGCGTTGTGGGTGGCGAACTGCGGGTAGATGGCTTCCGGAACGGCCAGCAGCTTGCGCGCGCAGGCCAGGTAGGAAACGTCGGTGTACGGCTTGCGGGTATAGACCGGGTAGCCCTCCAGGCCGTTGACCTGGGCCATCTTGATCTCGCTGTCCCAGTAGGCGCCCTTCACCAGGCGGATCATCAGGCGGTGGCGGCTGCGCTTGGCCAGGTCGATCACGTAGTCGATCACGTACGGGCAGCGCTTCTGGTAGGCCTGGATGACGAAGCCGATGCCGTTCCAGCCGGCGAGGCTCGGCTCGAAGCACAGACGCTCCAGCAGGTCGAGGGAGATTTCCAGGCGGTCGGCTTCCTCGGCATCGACGTTGATGCCGATGTCGTAGTCGCGGGCCATCTTCACCAGACCCAGAACGGTCGGGTACAGCTCGTCCATCACGCGCTCGTACTGGGCGCGGCTGTAGCGCGGGTGCAGCGCGGAGAGCTTGATCGAGATGCCCGGGCCTTCATAGATGCCACGACCGTGGGAGGCCTTGCCGATGGCATGGATGGCCTGCTCGTAGGACGCCAGGTAGCGCTTGGCGTCCTCATCGGTCAGCGCAGCTTCGCCGAGCATGTCGTAGGAGTAGCGGAAGCCCCTGGATTCCATGGTGGCCGCATTCGCCAGCGCCTCGGCGATGGTCTCGCCGGTGACGAACTGCTCGCCCATCAGGCGCATGGCCATGTCCACGCCCTTGCGGATCAGCGGCTCGCCGGACTTGCCGATGATGCGGTTGAGCGCCGAGGACATGCCGGCTTCAGTGTGGGTCGAGACCAGCTTGCCGGTGATCAGCAGGCCCCAGGAGGCCGCGTTGACGAACATCGACGGGCTCTGGCCCAGGTGCTGGCTCCAGTTGCCGCTGCTGATCTTGTCGCGGATCAGCGCGTCACGAGTGGCCTTGTCCGGGATGCGCAGCAGCGCCTCGGCCAGGCACATCAGCGCCACGCCTTCCTGGGACGACAGGGAGAACTCCTGCAGCAGACCCTGCACCAGGCCCTGGCGGCCACCGGCGTTCTTCTGGTTGCGCAGCTTCTCGGCAATGCCCAGGGCCATCTTGTTGGCGGCGTCGGCCTGCTCTTTCGGCAGACGGGCCAGGTCCAGCAGCATCGGCAGCGCCTCGGTTTCCGGGCGGCGATAGGCGGCGGTGATGGCGGCGCGCAGGACCGACTGCGGCAGGATGCTTTCGGCGAAATCGAGGAAGACCTGCAGTCCCCGCTCGCTCAGCGAGTCCACGGACTCTTCGCCTGCGGCGGCGGCCAGCCCGGAGTGCTCGGCGGGAGTCAGTCCACCCTCGACCTGTTCCAGGTACGTGAAGATCGCCTGCTTGATCAGCCAGTGCGGGGTACGGTCGAGCTGCTGGGCGGCGAGCTTGAGACGTTCACGGGTGGCGTCGTCGAGCTTCACGCCGAGGGTAGTGGTGGCCATGGGTCGTCCTATTGTTAAAGTTTGGAGCATGCAAAGCGGCGCAAGGTTAAACCGTCGCCCACAAAGGTGCAACCAGGTGCAACCACTCTTTCCCGACCGCCCCGAACCCTGGAAACACGACGCACCACGGGCTCTAGCACTCAGCACCCAAGAGCCATGCCGACAGGCGAGCAAGACGAAGGTGTAACCCGCAACGGGAATAGGTTGCACCTCAACGCAAGGCGAACCTGGACAGCATAGGCCAGGGCGCGGCGGGTTGCGCTCGCGGAGGCGATTGCGGGATGGGGAACGAACGGACGAATTCAGCCCCCTGAACGAGGGACAATCACGAGGGATTGCCCAGGCGGGATGCGAGGCCAGCCGGTGCAACCGGCCGCCCCGCCGAACTGGATTACTTCAGGCGCCGTTCCGCCGCGATTTCCGGCAGATCGGTGCGACGCAGGTAGGTGAGCAAGGGCTCGCTGAAGTTGAGGCGATCATTGATGTTCTGTGCAACGAGGATTTCCAGGCACTCGCGGCTCAGGGTCATGACATCCCCCGCCCGTAGCGCCCAGACGAATTCGCAGGCCGGCCGGATACTGTCCTCGACCACGTCCATGCCAAAGGAATCCTCGCTGAAACGCACGATGTACTTGCCCGTCTTGCGGTTGAAGCCGACAAAGCCGCGAAGGCCGTCGGCCGCGGCGCAGATGTCGCTGGAAGTGAAGGCCATGGTTCCCCCCTGGACCGGATTGTTATGGGTTTCGCACGCAGGAGGAGCCGCTCTGCCGGCGGCTGGATCGTTCATTCTGCACCACGCCGGGCAGGCCCGACTGTGGGCTTTCGCAGGAGCGGACTGCGTCCGCGATGCTCTTTCGCTCGGACCATCGCGGACAGAGTCCGCTCCTACAAGAGCCCCTGCCCGCCCTGCCCTTACGCCCCCTGCGCTAGGTGCCGCGCAATCACCTGCCGCAGCGGCGGCAGGCCCTGGGCCAGGCGCAGGCCGGCATTACGCAGCAGGCGCACCGGTGGGCGCGGGTCGGTGTACATGCCGACGATCAGGCGTGTGGCCTGGTACAACGGCCAGGTCGCCAGGCGATGGGCCGTGGCGTAACGGCGCAGCGGCCAGGCGCCGCCGATATCGCCGCCGCGCCGATGGGTGGACAACACCTCCGCTGCGAGCCGGCGCTGGCTCTGCAAACCGAAGTTGAAGCCGTGGGCGGTGACCGGATGCATGCCGACGGCGGCATCGCCGATCAGCGCACTGCGCGGCCCCACGAAGCGGTCGGCGAAAACACCCACCAGCGGGTAGGTATGGCGCGGGCCGAGCAGCTGCATCGCACCCAGGCGGCGGTCGAAGCGTCGCTCCATCTCATGGGCGAAGGCTGTCTCGTCCAACTCCAGCAGCGGCGCCATCTCGCGCTGCGGGAGGGTCAGTACCACCGAGGAGCGGTCACCATTGACCGGCAGCAGCGCCAGGGTCTGGCCGTAGCCGAACCATTCCCAGGCCACGTTGTGGTGCGGTCGTTCGTGGGCCATGCGGCAGACCATCATGGTCTTGCCGAAATCCTCCATGCTCGCGCCAATGCCGAGCATCCGCCGCGTTTCGGAGAAACGGCTGTCGGCGGCGACCAGCAGGCGCGCGCGCACCACGCTGTCATTGTCCAGCGTAAGTTGCACGCCGTCGCGCTCCATCCGCAGCGAGCGCAAGGCCCGGCCGCAGACCAGCGATACATCCGGGCACTCGTGCACGGCATCGAAGGCCACGCGGCGAATCACCTGATTGGCCACGAAGTAGCCCAACTGCTCGGCGCCCGCCTGCCCCGCCTCGATACGCAGCGCGAACAGCGACGAGCCGTTGAGCACCTGGGCATCGCGCAGCGGCGAGATCTCCTGCGGGTCGATGCGCGACCACATCCCCAGGCGTTGCAACTCGGCGCGGGAGGCGTGGGTCAGGGCGATCTCGCGGCCGTCCTCGGCCGGCTCGGCCAGGCTCGCAAGGGGCTGGCGTTCGATCAGCAGGACCGACAGGCCGTTGCCGGACAACGAGCGAGCCAGGCATAGCCCGGCGGGGCCGGCGCCGACGATGGCGATGTCCACGTGCATGGGTGACTCCTTTCGCAGGGATAGGCGGTCCCGGAGTCTAGGTTGGCCGCACAGCGCTTTCGTTGCCGTGGATCAGTACGGCGCAGCGCCGCCCCTGCGGCAGCGCGGCGCATACCTCTTCAGGGGCATGTCGCGGCTCAATGGAACAGTCGCGTACCCAGCTCGCGACTGGCCTCCAGCAGCACCGGCAGGAAGCGCGTCTCCAGCTCCTGGCGCGACACCCGCCCGGCATGGGTGCCGACGTTCAGCGCCGCCAGCACCTGACCGGCAGAGTCCTTCAGCGGCACGGCAATGGAGCGCAGGCCGACCTCCAGCTCCTGGTCGATGATCACCCAGCCCTGCTGGCGGATCTCGGCGACGCTCGCCCGCAGCATGTCCGGCGTGTGCACGGTGCGGCTGGTCTTCACCTGCAGGTCGGCGTGGGCCAGGTAGTCCTCCAGCGCTTCGTCATCCAGGCCGGCGAGCAGGATGCGTCCCATCGAGGTGCAATAGGCCGGCAGCCGGCTGCCGACGCTGAGGTCCACCGAAATCAGGCGCTGCGGGGTGGCGGAGCGGGCGATGTAGAGGATTTCGTCGCCTTCCAGGGTCGCCATCGAACACGCCTCATGCAACTGCTCGCTCAGGCGATCGAGGATCGGCTGGGCGGTGACCGCCAGGGGCGTGGACGACAGGTAGGCGTGACCGAGGGTCAGCACCTTGGGCAGCAATGAGTAGGTACGCCCGTCGGAAGTGACGTAGCCCAGCTTCATCAGGGTGTGCAGGCAGCGACGCACGGCGGCCCGAGGAATCTCGGTGCGATGGCTGATCTGCGCGATGGTCAGGTGGCGCTTGCGCTCCTGGAACGCATGGATCACCGCCAGGCCTCGGGCCAGCGAGGTCATGAAATTCGGGTCACCGGTGAAAGCCTCGATGCGCTTGGCCGGCGAGGCAATGATCGGCGGAGCGAGGGGCGGCAGGCTGGCGCGGGGGGCGTCGGTCATTTCTTGTTGTTCCTGACAGGCGGGTTCCGGGCGATTATCGATACGACCGGGCGATTATCGCAACAGGAGTGACCGATTATCGAACAGAGCTTGATACCCCATCGAAGCGGGCGTCATCCGCGATCAGCGCCTGACGCATAACCCGACCCGGGCGACAGCACAGCGACAGGCCCGCGCCGACGAAAACCGAGGCGTAATCGCAGATCAGATTGGCTTGTCGATGCCGTCGTAGACTTTCTGCAACGCGTCCAGGCGATCCCTGTAGCGTTGCTTCAGGCATGCCTTGTTGGCCCCACAGGCGCGCCGCTGCTCCAGCCACGCCAGCTGTGAATCGCCCAGGCTGCCACGCATACCCATGGCGAACAGCCCTCTGAGCAAGCGATAGGTGGTCGCCATCTGCACATCCAGTTCGGACAGCTGGCGATCGGCACAGATGGTTTTCTCGTCAGCCTGTTTTGCCCTGCCGCAGTCGAAGCTGGCGGCAGTGGCTGGCAGCGCGGCATAACCCAGGGCACATGCGATACCCAGCGTCATGCCACGCATCACCTTCATTGCTGGCCTTCGAACCAGGCGAGCTTGTCCCGCAGCCGCACGACCTCGCCCACGATCACCAGCGTCGGCGCATGCACCTCATGCTCAGCCACCAGCTCAGGCAGGCTGGCCAGCGTACCGGTGAATACCCGCTGATGCACGGTAGTGCCTTGCTGAACCAGCGCTGCCGGGGTATCGGCGGAACGGCCATGGCGCACCAGTTGCTCGCAGATCACCGGCAAGCCGACCAAGCCCATGTAGAACACCAGGGTCTGCCCCGGCGCGACCAGGTCGTTCCAGGGCAGATCGGTCGTGCCGTCCTTCAGGTGGCCGGTCACGAAGCGCACCGACTGCGCGTAGTCGCGATGGGTCAGCGGGATGCCGGCGTAGGCGGCGCAACCGCTCGCTGCGGTGATGCCGGGCACGACCTGGAACGGGATGCCGTTGGCCGCCAGTTCGTCGATCTCTTCACCACCACGACCGAAGATGAACGGGTCGCCACCCTTCAGACGCAGCACGCGCTTGCCCTGCAGAGCCAGCTCGACCAGTTTGCGATTGATCTCGTCCTGCGGCACGGCGTGATCCGCGCGGCGCTTGCCGACGTAGAGGCGATCGGCGTCGCGGCGGCACAGCTCGAGAATCGCCGGAGCGACGAGGCGGTCGTAGAGCACCACGTCAGCCTGCTGCATCAGCCGCAGGGCGCGGAAGGTCAGCAGGTCGGGATCGCCCGGACCGGCACCGACCAGATAGACCTCACCGCGGGACTCGGGCTGCGGCGACTCCAGCTTGTCCGCCAGCAGGCGTTCAGCTTCGTTCGGCTGACCGGACAGCATGCGTTCGGCCACCGGCCCCTGGAACACCTCCTCCCAGAATTTGCGGCGCTGTTGCAGGTCCGGCAGACGCTGCTTCACGCGCTCACGGAAGCGGCTGGCAAGCCCGGCCAGCTGGCCGTAGGTCGCGGGAATCCAGGTTTCCAGCTTGGCCCGCAGCAGGCGCGCCAGTACCGGCGCATCGCCACCACTGGACACGGCCACTACCAGCGGCGAACGGTCGACGATGGCCGGGAAGATCACGCTGCACAACGCGGGCGCATCAACTACGTTGACCGGCACGCCACGCTCGTTGGCATCGCGGGAGACCTGCGCGTTGAGCGACTCATCGTCGGTAGCGGCAATGACAAGCACGCATTCCTGCAAATCGCTCTGGAGGTAAGGGCGCAGGAGCAATTCGCCCGCGCCCTCCTCGGCCAGCTCACGAAGCTCGGAGTGCACCTCGGGCGCCACGACTCGCAACACCGCGCCAGCGTCGCTCAGCAGGCGCGCCTTGCGCAGTGCGACATCACCGCCGCCGACCAGTAGCGCGCGACGTCCGCGCAGGATGTGGAACAGCGGCAGGAAGTCCATTTCAGCCGATGACCTCGATGCCGGCCATGTACGGCTTCAGCACGTCCGGTACGCGGATCGAGCCATCAGCCTGCTGGTAGTTCTCCAGCACGGCGACCAGGGTGCGGCCCACGGCCAGGCCCGAACCGTTGAGGGTATGCACCAGCTCCGGCTTGCCGGTCTCCGGGTTGCGGTAGCGCGCCTGCATGCGGCGAGCCTGGAAGTCGCCACAGTTGGAGCAGGAGGAAATCTCGCGGTACTTGTCCTGGCTCGGCACCCAGACTTCAAGGTCGTAGGTCTTGGCGGCGCCGAAGCCCATGTCGCCAGTGCACAGCGCGAGGGCGCGGTACGGCAGCTCCAGGGCCTGGAGGACCTTCTCGGCGTTGCCGACCAGGCTTTCCAGCGCTTCCCAGGATTTGGACGGCTCGACGATCTGCACCATCTCGACCTTGTCGAACTGGTGCTGGCGGATCATGCCGCGGGTATCACGGCCCGAGGCGCCGGCTTCGCTGCGGAAGCAAGGGGTATGGGCGACGAACTTCAGCGGCAGCTCCTTCGCGTCGAGGATCTGGCCGGCAACGATGTTGGTCAGCGAGACTTCGGCAGTCGGGATCAGGTACAGATCGGCTTCGTCTTCACGCTGGATCTTGAACAGGTCTTCCTCGAACTTCGGCAGCTGGCCGGTGCCCTGCAGCGCCGGAGCCTGCACCAGGTACGGGGTGTAGGCTTCTTCGTAGCCGTGCTCGCGGGTGTGCAGGTCGATCATGAACTGCGCCAGGGCACGGTGCAGACGGGCGATCGGGCCGCGCATCAGGGCGAAGCGGGCGCCGGACAGGCGTGCGGCGGTCTCGAAGTCCAGCCAGCCGTGTTGTTCGCCCAGGGCAACGTGGTCCTTGATCTCAAAATCGAAGGAGCGCGGAGTGCCCCAGCGACGGACTTCGACGTTCTGCTCCTCATCCTCGCCCACCGGCACGGACTCGTGGGGCAGGTTCGGGATGTTCAGCAGCAAGGTATCCAGTTCGACCTGGATGGCGTCCAGTTCGCGCTTGCCCGACTCCAGCTCCTCGGCCATGCGATTGACCTCGGCCTTCAGCGGCGCGACGTCTTCGCCATTCTTCATGGCCAGGCCGATCGCCTTGGAACGCGAGTTGCGCTCGGCCTGCAGGGTCTCGGTACGGGTCTGCACGGACTTGCGCTGGCTCTCCAGCGCTTCGATGCGCGCCACATCCAGGGTGAAGCCACGGGTAGCCAGGCGTTCGGCCACTTCTTGCGGCTGGGTACGAACCAGTTTGGAATCGAGCATGGTGTGTTCTCGTGTCTAGTGTCAGGCGGCGCTCGCGGGCGCCACTTCAGGATCTTCTGCGTCTGCGGGGACTGGCCTGGTCGAGGCTTGCCAGATGGCGCAACTTCTCGCCGATCTTCAGCTCCAGTCCGCGCGGTACGGGTTGGTAATACTGGCGCGGCTCCATGGACTCGGGGAAGTAGTCTTCCCCGGCCGCGTAGGCATCCGGCTCATCATGGGCATAACGGTACTCGTCGCCATAGCCCAGGTTCTTCATCAACTTGGTCGGCGCGTTGCGCAAATGCAGCGGCACCTCCAGCGAGCCACTCTCCGCCACGTCACGGCGAGCCGTATTGTAGGCGTTGTAGACGGCGTTGCTCTTCGGCGCGCAGGCCAGATAGACGATGGCCTGCGCAATCGCCAGCTCGCCTTCCGGGCTGCCCA harbors:
- a CDS encoding lysozyme inhibitor LprI family protein; the protein is MTLGIACALGYAALPATAASFDCGRAKQADEKTICADRQLSELDVQMATTYRLLRGLFAMGMRGSLGDSQLAWLEQRRACGANKACLKQRYRDRLDALQKVYDGIDKPI
- a CDS encoding IclR family transcriptional regulator; protein product: MTDAPRASLPPLAPPIIASPAKRIEAFTGDPNFMTSLARGLAVIHAFQERKRHLTIAQISHRTEIPRAAVRRCLHTLMKLGYVTSDGRTYSLLPKVLTLGHAYLSSTPLAVTAQPILDRLSEQLHEACSMATLEGDEILYIARSATPQRLISVDLSVGSRLPAYCTSMGRILLAGLDDEALEDYLAHADLQVKTSRTVHTPDMLRASVAEIRQQGWVIIDQELEVGLRSIAVPLKDSAGQVLAALNVGTHAGRVSRQELETRFLPVLLEASRELGTRLFH
- the serS gene encoding serine--tRNA ligase, with amino-acid sequence MLDSKLVRTQPQEVAERLATRGFTLDVARIEALESQRKSVQTRTETLQAERNSRSKAIGLAMKNGEDVAPLKAEVNRMAEELESGKRELDAIQVELDTLLLNIPNLPHESVPVGEDEEQNVEVRRWGTPRSFDFEIKDHVALGEQHGWLDFETAARLSGARFALMRGPIARLHRALAQFMIDLHTREHGYEEAYTPYLVQAPALQGTGQLPKFEEDLFKIQREDEADLYLIPTAEVSLTNIVAGQILDAKELPLKFVAHTPCFRSEAGASGRDTRGMIRQHQFDKVEMVQIVEPSKSWEALESLVGNAEKVLQALELPYRALALCTGDMGFGAAKTYDLEVWVPSQDKYREISSCSNCGDFQARRMQARYRNPETGKPELVHTLNGSGLAVGRTLVAVLENYQQADGSIRVPDVLKPYMAGIEVIG
- the cysG gene encoding siroheme synthase CysG, which codes for MDFLPLFHILRGRRALLVGGGDVALRKARLLSDAGAVLRVVAPEVHSELRELAEEGAGELLLRPYLQSDLQECVLVIAATDDESLNAQVSRDANERGVPVNVVDAPALCSVIFPAIVDRSPLVVAVSSGGDAPVLARLLRAKLETWIPATYGQLAGLASRFRERVKQRLPDLQQRRKFWEEVFQGPVAERMLSGQPNEAERLLADKLESPQPESRGEVYLVGAGPGDPDLLTFRALRLMQQADVVLYDRLVAPAILELCRRDADRLYVGKRRADHAVPQDEINRKLVELALQGKRVLRLKGGDPFIFGRGGEEIDELAANGIPFQVVPGITAASGCAAYAGIPLTHRDYAQSVRFVTGHLKDGTTDLPWNDLVAPGQTLVFYMGLVGLPVICEQLVRHGRSADTPAALVQQGTTVHQRVFTGTLASLPELVAEHEVHAPTLVIVGEVVRLRDKLAWFEGQQ
- the ubiM gene encoding 5-demethoxyubiquinol-8 5-hydroxylase UbiM, whose amino-acid sequence is MHVDIAIVGAGPAGLCLARSLSGNGLSVLLIERQPLASLAEPAEDGREIALTHASRAELQRLGMWSRIDPQEISPLRDAQVLNGSSLFALRIEAGQAGAEQLGYFVANQVIRRVAFDAVHECPDVSLVCGRALRSLRMERDGVQLTLDNDSVVRARLLVAADSRFSETRRMLGIGASMEDFGKTMMVCRMAHERPHHNVAWEWFGYGQTLALLPVNGDRSSVVLTLPQREMAPLLELDETAFAHEMERRFDRRLGAMQLLGPRHTYPLVGVFADRFVGPRSALIGDAAVGMHPVTAHGFNFGLQSQRRLAAEVLSTHRRGGDIGGAWPLRRYATAHRLATWPLYQATRLIVGMYTDPRPPVRLLRNAGLRLAQGLPPLRQVIARHLAQGA